In the Vibrio sp. FE10 genome, TATCGCAAGACACTATCGACAACAGCGACGTTGTGGTTATCGCAGCCAACACAAACGTTGATAAAGCGCGCTTTGTTGGCAAAAAAGTGTACCAAGCGGCTATCTCTGAATGCACAGCTGATGCAAAAGCATTTCTTGAGAAAGCGGTAGCAGAAGCAACAGTACTAGATGCTTCTCAAATTGAAGAATCTATCCAAGTTACTGGCACCTCTCCAGCAACAGGCAGCAAGAAGATCGTAGCGATTACCGCTTGCCCAACGGGTGTTGCACATACCTTTATGGCAGCTGAAGCGCTTGAAGCAGAAGGCAAACGCCTAGGTCACCAAATCAAAGTGGAAACTCGCGGCTCTGTAGGTGCGAAGAACCAACTGACAGACCAAGAAATCGCCGACGCTGATCTTGTTATCATCGCAGCCGACATTGACGTTCCTCTGGATCGTTTTAACGGCAAAGCGCTATACAAAACAACAACAAGTCCTGCTTTGAAGAAAACAAAGCAAGAAATGGAAAAAGCATTCGCAGAAGCTAAACCATACCAACACACAGCATCTTCTAATTCAGCGCCTGCTGACGAGAAGAAAGGCGTGTACAAGCACCTAATGACAGGTGTATCGCACATGCTTCCTGTAGTTGTTGCAGGTGGTTTGATCATTGCACTCTCTTTCGTATTCGGTATCGAAGCGTTTAAAGAAGAAGGCACGTTAGCAGCAGCACTGATGACTATCGGTGGTGGTTCTGCATTCGCACTGATGATTCCTGTTCTTGCTGGTTTCATTGCCTTCTCAATTGCTGACCGTCCGGGTCTGGCTCCAGGTCTAATCGGCGGTATGTTGGCTAGCTCAACGGGCGCAGGTTTCCTAGGTGGTATCGCAGCAGGTTTCATTGCCGGTTACGCAGCGAAATTCATTGCCGACAAGGTTCAACTTCCACAATCCATGGAAGCCCTTAAGCCAATCCTGATCATTCCGTTTATCGCGAGTTTGTTCACTGGTCTTGTGATGGTTTACATCGTAGGTGGCCCTGTTTCTGGCGTGATGAGCGCAATGACAACTTTCCTAAACAACATGGGAACGTCTAACGCGATTCTTCTGGGTGTGATTCTAGGCGCAATGATGTGTTTCGACCTTGGTGGCCCTGTAAACAAAGCAGCTTACACATTCGGTGTTGGTCTACTGGCTTCGCAAACTTACGCACCAATGGCTGCAATCATGGCAGCAGGTATGGTTCCAGCTCTAGGTATGGGCCTTGCGACTTTCCTAGTGAAAGACAAGTTTGAAGCAGGCGAGCGTGAAGCAGGTAAAGCATCATTCGTTCTTGGCCTATGTTTCATCTCTGAAGGTGCAATCCCATTCGCAGCGAAAGATCCAATGCGTGTTATCCCAGCTTGTATGGCAGGTGGCGCACTAACGGGCGCACTATCAATGATGTTTGGCGCACAGCTAATGGCTCCACACGGCGGCTTGTTCGTACTACTGATTCCTGGTGCTATCTCTCCAGTTCTTATGTACCTAGTGGCGATTGCAGCTGGTACGGCAGTAACAGGCTTCGGTTACGCAGCTCTTAAAAAGATGAGCAGCGATAAAGTGATAGCAGAGGCTTAATCCCCCTACTCTGTTTAACGGCTAAACCCGTCGAACAGAGGCTCTTGATAAACTGTTCCTTGAAACAGAATAAAGGCTCCTCATTTGAGGAGCCTTTTTATTGGAATTAGCTAACAAACTGAAACGCTCGGTTTGGTGTTACTTTTCTAATGTTGCTAAAACGGGCAACTGGAATGAAAACGTCACACCTTCGACATCATCCGTGTCGATCTGACGAATCATTTCCACCAAATAACCTTGCACATCTAACTTCAAACCTTGTTGCTCAACCGCCTGAAACAGAGCTTCTAACGCTGTGCTGTACGCCACATCCGAAACCAGATAAACGTCGCTGCATAAGTAGTATCCTTCAGGAATCGTCATATCGTAGCGGTCTTTCGCAACTTGCCAATTTCCGATTTCAGCGTCGATGTCGTCCCACTTATTATTCATTTGCTTGATCGGCGTGGTGCCCATCAAATGCGTCGACTTCTGACCATAGATTTCAAACACTGTGTCCCAATCAGGATCTTCCAACTTAAGCTTTTGCATACCGCGCTCTGGATACCAAACCAGCTCGATCGGCATAGACTTAACCAGCTCTTTCTCCATCGAAGACTGCACACCTGGATGTGCCAGTTTCTGAATGAAATCCGCCGTCTCCTTAGGAGTCGCGTTGTAGCCCATTTCTCGAATATGTTTTGCCGTGACACCGAGCTCACGCTTAAGCGCCTTACCTAATGACTGCGATGATGAGAAGCCGCAATACTGAGCTATTTCAATCACGCTCCACGGCTCATCATTGATCAACAAACCCACCGCAATTTGTAATCGAACACGACTCAGATACTGACCCGGTGTTTCATTAAAGAGCTCGGTAAACTGACGATGAAAGTGGTATGGCGAAATCGCACTCTCGGTTGCGATCTCTTCCCACGTGCGACGCTCACCCCACTCTTCATGCATCAAGGTCAATGCATGCGTAAAACGTTTTTGAAGATGCTCTGGCAAAGATTCGATCAATGCAATCTCAGGCACCAGTTTAAAAGCTGGCTCCAAATGCAAAGCAGGTTTGTTCTCTTTCGTCATACACTCTTTGGTCTCGGGTACATTAACTTTAACCTTACTGTCGGCTAGCATCGCCGAGCTGGATAGCTTTATTGAACTGGATAGCTTCATTGAACCGGATAGCTTGGCTTCACTATCGTCTTTGTCCTTTATAAAATCAATCACGAGCGTTCCAAAGTGAGTTCTTCTAATGAATCTTGTTCATGTGCTTCTTGTTCGATTAGATTTTCAATTAGCGGCGGCTTGCGACAAAACAAACCAAGCAGCACAGGGATCAAAATCAAAGTTACCGCAGTGGCAAACAACTCACCAAACACCAAAGAGACTGCCGCTGGTTTCAAGTATTGCGCCTGTTCTGCGGTTTCGCTTAGCAATGGTAACAATCCACACACAGTGGTTATCGTGGTTAAGAAAATCGCTCTCAAGCGGCTAGTACCCGCAATCACTAACGCTTGCTGTAACGGTACGCCTTGGCGATATTCACTATTAAAGCGCGTGATCAACACTAACGAGTCGTTAATCACAATGCCTGTCATGGCCATCATGCCGAACATCGAAAGAATACTGATAGGTAAGTCCATCAAGTAGTGACCAAAAATCGCGCCTGCAAAACCAAACGGTATCACGGCCATTATGATCATCGGTTGCCAATAGGACTTCAAAGGCACCGCCAGCAAAATGTAGATCATGATAAGCGTGAGTATCATCGCTGATTTGAAGCCGTTCGACACCTCACCTATCTCTTCAAATTCGCCGCCCGCTTTTATCGTTACACTTGGAAACTGTAAGTGCAGAGATTCAATCGTATCTTCAAGTTGCTCACGTGTTTTCTCTGGTGATTGCAGATCTCGATTCTGCTTCCAATACAGATTGATCACTTGCTCTCGGTCGCGGCGGTAAACCACTTGCGGCTCTTGCTCATGACGAAACTCGGCAATATCACCCATCATCACGCTTCCGCCATTAGGTAACATGATGATTGCCTGTTGTAGCTGAGCTAAGGTTCTGCGTTCCTCTCTCGGGTATTGCAGAAGCACCTTGGTCTCTTGCCCATTTTCTAACAGGCGATGAACTTCTCTTTCGCCAAACGCTTCACCTGCTAGCTGAGCCAGTTTCGCTTGCGTTAACCCTAGCTGCTGACCATATTGATTCAATACCAAGCGAACTTGCGGTAAACCGTCCTGACCATCGTCGTAGACATCGGATACGCCTTTCAACGAAGCCAAAGTATCCGCTAGCTCCTCGCTAACTAGAGAGGCAAGCTCACGATCATTGGAAGAGATCGTTAAGAATGTTCCACCAGCTGGCTCCTCTGCCGCGCTGAACTTAACCGAATAAGCGCCTTCGATTTGGCCTGTATTTTCTCTCCATCGCTTCAACAATAAATTGCCCGGCAGTGAGCTTAAGGATTCGTTGGTGAGCTCAGCTGTGACTTCGATTTCGCCATAGCCATCAGACCAAGCAAGCAGATTCACAACAGGCTTTTCCTGCAACGGATAATCTTCCATTAAACTCTTTTCGACCTGCGTCATTGCTTGCTCAACTTGCAACAAAGCTTGGCGCTGCAAAGGCAACGGCGCGCCATCTTCCAACTCAATAACCGCAGTGATGTAACGCCCCGGAATTTCAGGAAAAAGCGCACTGCGAATCGCACCGTTAGACCACATGCCATAAGCCAGTGAGATAGCTGCCACAAACCCAAGCAGGGACGCGACTTTGTAGCCAAGAGCAAACTCCAATACTGGCTTGTAGATGTTGAGATTAAACCACTGCAACCCACCTTGAGCGGCATTCTGAACCTTGGCGAACAAACCCGTTGATGGCTTTTTCACAGAGAGCTGAGCCAAGTGTGACGGCAAGATAAATTTACTTTCGATAAGCGAGAATATCAGCGCAAAGATCACCACGGCTGAAAACCCTGCAAGCACTTTGGCTAGCTCGTTATTAATCCATAGCATTGGAGAAAACGCAGCGATGGTTGTGAGCACACCAAACACGGTTGCTACTGATACTGAGTTAACGCCCTGCCAAGCGGCTGTCTTTCCGTTTAGATTTGAAGAGCCGTTTATATTTAATGAGCCAGTTGTATTAGGAGAATAGCTGCCGTTCCCCGTCTTTTTTTCATGTATCGCTTCACCTACAACAACCGCATCGTCCACCAGCACACCAAGAACCAAGATAAACCCAAATAGAGTGATGTCGTTGATGCTGTAGTTGAACAACTGCATTGCTGCCAACGTTCCAGTCAGCGCAATTGGAATGCCCATCGCGACCCAAAAGGCGAGCCTGATTTCAAGAAAGATCCCAAGCAGAACTACGACGATCAATAAGCCTTGCCATGCATTCTCACTCAAACGAAAGAGTTGTTCTTCAATGTAAGGCGCCATGTCGGCCATGGTATTCAACTCAATATCCGACGGCAAAATCGCACGTTGGGCATCAAGCGTTTCTCTAATCGCTTCACTGACTTTGAGCAGGTTGTCGGTTTGGCTCGTACTGACCAATAACGCGATGGCGTTAGAGCCGTTGTTACGCACGATAGAACCACTGTATTGGTAACCACGACTTAACTTGGCGATGTCTCCCAGCAGTATTTTTCCGTTGATTCCTGAAATCACAACAAGCTGGTTCAACTTCTGTAAATCATCTGCGTAACCGTCACCACGAATCACCATTCGACCTTTGTCACTAATCAGTTCACCGCTGCGAGTCTCAAGCGAACGCTGCTCAACGAGCTCTGCGAGGTCTTCTAAGCTCAACCCCAACGCTTTGAGTTGGTCAGAATCGGGCTCAATAACCAATTGAGATGTGCGAGCTCCCCAATTTGATACCTTCGAAATTCGAGGATTCTTCTTCAGTGCTTGTTCAAGTTGCTTGGCGATGAGTTGCAGCTCGTCATCGGTTCTTGGCCCTGAGACCACCACAAACGCCGCTAGATTGGTAAATTCGTTTCGCACAACTTGTGGCCTGTCCGCTTGTACGGGAAAACCATTAATCGCGTTGACTTGATTACGAATGTCGTCCAGAAGCTTGTCTAAATCAGTGCTACTGGTTTTACGGACCATGACCTGAGAAACCCCAGCACTCGACTGACTGGTGATCTGTTTGATGCCTGCAATACCGCTGATTGACTCTTCGATTCGCTGCGTAACACTCTCATCGATCTGTTGCGCCGTACCGCCAGGGTAAGTAACGCTGATACTGATAGAAGAAGGAGCGATTTGTGGGAACGACTCGACACGCAATTGTCCGAACGCAAGCACACCACTGATAACAATCGCCATCATCAATAAATTGGCAGCAACAGGGTTATTGATAAACCATTTGGTCATCCAACTCATTGGTTTGCCTCCCCAATCAGCTCATCATCAGGTTGGCTGGCGATCATGGATTCTGAACTATCATCTTGATAAAAGTTAGGCTCGACTTGCTTACCAATTAACATTGAAGAAAGCGGATATTGCACCACTCTGCGAACCTGTTCACTTTGCTGATTAAACCGAATGTCGAGCACCTGATTACCTTGCCCAATCAAGGATACCGACTCTTTACGTAGACGATCATTGCTGTCTAACGTCCACACATATCCGTCTCGTGTCATCGCACTTAAAGGCACGCTGACTACGTTATCCTTCAGCCCTAGATTAACCACCGCCTGAACCTGCTGATTTGGAAACAACCTTGGTTTGCTTTGATAAGGCGCAGCAACCGACAACACGACTTGTCTTTGGCGGGTGACCGAGTCAACTTGCGGCGACACATAGCGCACCTTGGCAGGCCACTGATTCCCAGAGCGGTTCACCACCGTGATACTCGGCTCAGTCAGAGCAACTTGGACTTGTTGCCAATGCATTTCAGAAATCGGCAACTCAATATCAATCGAATCACTGGCGGCCAATTCAAAGGTCACTTGCCCCGCCTCTATCCACTCTCTCGGGCTAATGTGACGCTTCATGATCACCGCATCAAAGGGCGCGGTAATCTCTGATTCCTCCAACAACTTCTGTGCACTCAGGTAAGCCTGTTTCGCTTGTTTCAGATTAGCTTTTGCTGCAAGTAATTGAGGCTCTCTGCGCGCAAAAGACGAACTCGTTTTCGGGTTCAGCATTTTTAACGCGACCGTTTGCTCATGCTTAGCCTGCTTCAATTCCAATTCTGCTTGTTTCAATGAGCTCAACGCCTGAGCCAAGTTCGCATCAACTGCGCTAGTATCTAACCTTGCTAACACATCGCCTTTGTTAACCAAATTCCCCGGTTCAATGCTTTCATCTAGCCATTTCAACTGTGCGCTACTGGACGCTTTCAACTGCACAGGCCAACGAGCAGCGGTCACACCTAATACCGTTAACGTCGATTGATGCTGTGATGGTGTCACCTCTAATACTGAAACTGGGGCAAGGACGGCTTCTTTCTTCACTGGTTGGATAGCTTCAGGTTCCAATTCATCAACGACAACCAACGCGATAAAGATGGCTGCGCAACCGACTAATACAGAAAGTGGCTTTTTAAATTTCATGAGGTATCTCCTTGGTAACCTGTTGAGTGGAGGTGTGATTAAGGCGCTGACTGATTTCAGTGAGACGAGAAAGGGTTTGTAGCGTGATTGGTAGCATCACTGCGGTTTCAACAAACTCCAATGAATAAGTGACGATGGAGAACACTTGCCCTGCGGTCGGCTCGATAAGCAGACTCACCATCCATAAATTGCCGATGACCGCGCCAAACAACACGATAAAAATCAGGCCATAAACAACAGCTTCGGTATCAGACAGTTTGATTTCATACTGTTTTAGGCGCTCAAAGTGCCAACGAAGTGCAGATAAGCGAACACCACTCAGCAACTTCACTTGCTGTTCAACTTGGTCGTTAAATTGGCCATTGAGTCGTGTAAATGTCCGGTGGAATACGCCGTAGATAACCAGCATCGACAACCCTGCAAACAACATGCAAAGCGCCAACGAGAAGTGAAAAGTTGAGAGGATAACGACCGTCGCGACAAGCTGAACGATCGCGGTCATCAAAGTAGGCAAATCATCTTCTAGGAAATCAACCAGCTCACGAGACATGGTTAGCCGCGCGTCTTTGGTCGAAATAGATAAACCGCGCAGGTTGCGCTCAACAAGGTTTGCCAGTTTTACGCGAATGGCACCATACACACGGGTATCGTAAAAACGACGAACGACACTGATGATCACCAGTACAAAAAGAATCAGTGCCAACATCATCAAAGGCTGAAAGCTTTGGTTTAACACGCCGTCGATGGCGTAACCAATAAACAACGGCAACAGAATAAGCATCACGTTTTCAGCCAATACCATTAACCAAGTCGCAGCGACCTTTAATGGATTAAGCCGAATAATCGTCAGCAGAGAGATGGGATATTTGAATAGCATTATTGAGCCCATAAATGAATATGGCGCCAGTATTACCAATCCGACATGGAAAAAAGTGTCCCAAATTGCTGTATTAACAAATTAGACGACAGACTCGCTTAATCACTAGCTCGGTTACCTTTTGTTTACCTCGCCTCCTTTATTGTCCTTGATAAGAAAAAATGAACAACAAGGAAAGAGCATGAAATTATTCGCTTCACTACTCACGACAGTCGGTATTACTGGTGTTGTCTGGGGGCTATTACATATTCAGCCTGCGATTGCAGATGCATCGACAGAGCAGCCAATTAATTCGACAGCACAGCCAATTAAAAAAGCAGCAACAGCTGAAACGGCAGTAACTCAATCAGCAATAGCTCAGTCAGAAGCAACTAAGCCCGTAGAGGTAAAACCACAAGTCACTGCAAACACTACTTACCTGCAAGGTTTAAGTAAGACGATTCCTTTAGAAGACGTGCCAAACCTATGGGTGGACTTCTACCAGAACCTCGAAACCAATGACGAAGCATTACCTAAACACCAGAAACAGAAGCAGCAACAAGTCATTGTGATCTATCAAGACATCAGCCTAGATTTCAGCGAAGCAACAATCACGATTGGCTTCCCGACTCAGCAATCAAAATTAAATAAAAACAAACCCTTAATTAAGATCCCAAACAAAGCCAAAGGCACCCTTCTACTTAGCAAAGGCGAACATACTGAACAGGAACTGGCACAAGCTTGGGAAGGTATCGCGATTTTAAAAGAAGTGGATATGGTCATTGAGTACCACCAACTGAATCAGCACGGGTTGCCAGATTCTAGCGAGTTATACGTCTATTATAAGAACAACCAGTAAAGGATTTAGTTATGGATTTCACTATGGATAGCATTGGGAATTTTCTCTCTCAAACATTCACAGAAACGAGCATCATCCTTACCGAGACTTGGGTAGATGACAACTTTCTATTGCTTGCTCTGGCTCTGTTTATCTTTGAGCTTATCCGCTATTTCTTTAAGAAAAAGCTCAGCTGGAATATGTTGGGGGACAGCGCGACCAACTTAGTCACCTTGTTCTTCTTATTGGTTACCGTTTTCTTTGTCGGGTTAGCCTATGTGGGCGCGTTTATTTACGCTTACGAGAATTTCAGCCTGACTCAATTACCAATATCTGGTTGGACAATTCTTGGTTGCTTGATCTTGGCCGATCTCGCGTATTACTGGGAACACAGATTCTTGCACAGCAACGGTTTAGCATGGGGAACGCACTCGGTTCACCATAGCTCGCCTTACTTTAATATCTCGGTCGCTTACCGC is a window encoding:
- a CDS encoding efflux RND transporter periplasmic adaptor subunit encodes the protein MKFKKPLSVLVGCAAIFIALVVVDELEPEAIQPVKKEAVLAPVSVLEVTPSQHQSTLTVLGVTAARWPVQLKASSSAQLKWLDESIEPGNLVNKGDVLARLDTSAVDANLAQALSSLKQAELELKQAKHEQTVALKMLNPKTSSSFARREPQLLAAKANLKQAKQAYLSAQKLLEESEITAPFDAVIMKRHISPREWIEAGQVTFELAASDSIDIELPISEMHWQQVQVALTEPSITVVNRSGNQWPAKVRYVSPQVDSVTRQRQVVLSVAAPYQSKPRLFPNQQVQAVVNLGLKDNVVSVPLSAMTRDGYVWTLDSNDRLRKESVSLIGQGNQVLDIRFNQQSEQVRRVVQYPLSSMLIGKQVEPNFYQDDSSESMIASQPDDELIGEANQ
- a CDS encoding efflux RND transporter permease subunit, with protein sequence MSWMTKWFINNPVAANLLMMAIVISGVLAFGQLRVESFPQIAPSSISISVTYPGGTAQQIDESVTQRIEESISGIAGIKQITSQSSAGVSQVMVRKTSSTDLDKLLDDIRNQVNAINGFPVQADRPQVVRNEFTNLAAFVVVSGPRTDDELQLIAKQLEQALKKNPRISKVSNWGARTSQLVIEPDSDQLKALGLSLEDLAELVEQRSLETRSGELISDKGRMVIRGDGYADDLQKLNQLVVISGINGKILLGDIAKLSRGYQYSGSIVRNNGSNAIALLVSTSQTDNLLKVSEAIRETLDAQRAILPSDIELNTMADMAPYIEEQLFRLSENAWQGLLIVVVLLGIFLEIRLAFWVAMGIPIALTGTLAAMQLFNYSINDITLFGFILVLGVLVDDAVVVGEAIHEKKTGNGSYSPNTTGSLNINGSSNLNGKTAAWQGVNSVSVATVFGVLTTIAAFSPMLWINNELAKVLAGFSAVVIFALIFSLIESKFILPSHLAQLSVKKPSTGLFAKVQNAAQGGLQWFNLNIYKPVLEFALGYKVASLLGFVAAISLAYGMWSNGAIRSALFPEIPGRYITAVIELEDGAPLPLQRQALLQVEQAMTQVEKSLMEDYPLQEKPVVNLLAWSDGYGEIEVTAELTNESLSSLPGNLLLKRWRENTGQIEGAYSVKFSAAEEPAGGTFLTISSNDRELASLVSEELADTLASLKGVSDVYDDGQDGLPQVRLVLNQYGQQLGLTQAKLAQLAGEAFGEREVHRLLENGQETKVLLQYPREERRTLAQLQQAIIMLPNGGSVMMGDIAEFRHEQEPQVVYRRDREQVINLYWKQNRDLQSPEKTREQLEDTIESLHLQFPSVTIKAGGEFEEIGEVSNGFKSAMILTLIMIYILLAVPLKSYWQPMIIMAVIPFGFAGAIFGHYLMDLPISILSMFGMMAMTGIVINDSLVLITRFNSEYRQGVPLQQALVIAGTSRLRAIFLTTITTVCGLLPLLSETAEQAQYLKPAAVSLVFGELFATAVTLILIPVLLGLFCRKPPLIENLIEQEAHEQDSLEELTLERS
- the fruA gene encoding PTS fructose transporter subunit IIBC, which codes for MNITIITACPSGVANSIIAAGLLEQATKALGWNAAIECQSSVLPDSTVSQDTIDNSDVVVIAANTNVDKARFVGKKVYQAAISECTADAKAFLEKAVAEATVLDASQIEESIQVTGTSPATGSKKIVAITACPTGVAHTFMAAEALEAEGKRLGHQIKVETRGSVGAKNQLTDQEIADADLVIIAADIDVPLDRFNGKALYKTTTSPALKKTKQEMEKAFAEAKPYQHTASSNSAPADEKKGVYKHLMTGVSHMLPVVVAGGLIIALSFVFGIEAFKEEGTLAAALMTIGGGSAFALMIPVLAGFIAFSIADRPGLAPGLIGGMLASSTGAGFLGGIAAGFIAGYAAKFIADKVQLPQSMEALKPILIIPFIASLFTGLVMVYIVGGPVSGVMSAMTTFLNNMGTSNAILLGVILGAMMCFDLGGPVNKAAYTFGVGLLASQTYAPMAAIMAAGMVPALGMGLATFLVKDKFEAGEREAGKASFVLGLCFISEGAIPFAAKDPMRVIPACMAGGALTGALSMMFGAQLMAPHGGLFVLLIPGAISPVLMYLVAIAAGTAVTGFGYAALKKMSSDKVIAEA
- a CDS encoding ABC transporter six-transmembrane domain-containing protein, whose amino-acid sequence is MLFKYPISLLTIIRLNPLKVAATWLMVLAENVMLILLPLFIGYAIDGVLNQSFQPLMMLALILFVLVIISVVRRFYDTRVYGAIRVKLANLVERNLRGLSISTKDARLTMSRELVDFLEDDLPTLMTAIVQLVATVVILSTFHFSLALCMLFAGLSMLVIYGVFHRTFTRLNGQFNDQVEQQVKLLSGVRLSALRWHFERLKQYEIKLSDTEAVVYGLIFIVLFGAVIGNLWMVSLLIEPTAGQVFSIVTYSLEFVETAVMLPITLQTLSRLTEISQRLNHTSTQQVTKEIPHEI
- a CDS encoding helix-turn-helix domain-containing protein, with protein sequence MIDFIKDKDDSEAKLSGSMKLSSSIKLSSSAMLADSKVKVNVPETKECMTKENKPALHLEPAFKLVPEIALIESLPEHLQKRFTHALTLMHEEWGERRTWEEIATESAISPYHFHRQFTELFNETPGQYLSRVRLQIAVGLLINDEPWSVIEIAQYCGFSSSQSLGKALKRELGVTAKHIREMGYNATPKETADFIQKLAHPGVQSSMEKELVKSMPIELVWYPERGMQKLKLEDPDWDTVFEIYGQKSTHLMGTTPIKQMNNKWDDIDAEIGNWQVAKDRYDMTIPEGYYLCSDVYLVSDVAYSTALEALFQAVEQQGLKLDVQGYLVEMIRQIDTDDVEGVTFSFQLPVLATLEK